A DNA window from Desulfonatronovibrio magnus contains the following coding sequences:
- a CDS encoding Rpn family recombination-promoting nuclease/putative transposase: protein MSKKVPKAHDSFVKNILGREVYARDFIRYYLPEKITSQLDLDTLEVSSKSFVSDELKENLTDLVMSLQF from the coding sequence ATGAGCAAGAAAGTACCAAAGGCACACGACAGCTTTGTAAAGAACATCCTGGGCCGGGAGGTCTATGCCAGGGATTTTATCCGCTATTATCTTCCAGAAAAGATAACATCACAGCTGGACCTGGATACCCTGGAAGTATCCTCCAAATCTTTTGTAAGCGATGAGCTTAAGGAGAACCTGACCGACCTGGTTATGTCCCTCCAGTTC
- a CDS encoding endonuclease NucS domain-containing protein — protein sequence MRVFGVQNDGRFSEYLQTPFQVEHEESILEDWLESNPDGIVEDSRILIIGRQIVTNLGGFIDLLGVDREGDVVVIELKRDRTPRDTIAQSLEYASFAERLDTAQLEEILRSYLNDESLSLAEHHREYFKLGADEAIAFNKDQRIVIVGQRVTPEIRQTAAFLCSKGLRVTCVEFTFFRADGGTRLLSQEIVVGTESEKPKQVSSGSLPVVTEDAFLASVDENGKAVFARILELAKSRAMPIHWGTKGFSLNVDIDGTHVAVCFVYPPDSVYKQTLRTTLRDRGGVEKKSAVPEDEIRALWKQADATGLFVPAGRDLKCQISRPLTEPEIDSLVQWCESVEKTLKQHGLKQ from the coding sequence ATGAGAGTCTTCGGCGTACAGAATGATGGTCGCTTCAGTGAATACCTGCAAACGCCTTTTCAGGTCGAGCATGAAGAGTCCATCCTTGAGGACTGGCTTGAATCCAACCCCGACGGGATTGTCGAAGACAGCCGTATTCTCATCATCGGACGTCAAATCGTTACGAATCTTGGCGGATTCATCGATCTACTTGGAGTTGACCGAGAGGGCGATGTTGTGGTGATCGAGTTGAAGCGTGATCGAACACCGCGCGATACGATCGCCCAGTCCCTTGAATATGCATCCTTTGCTGAGCGGTTGGACACCGCTCAGCTTGAAGAAATTCTGAGGTCTTACCTGAACGACGAATCCCTAAGTCTCGCAGAACACCACCGGGAGTATTTCAAGCTGGGTGCCGACGAAGCCATCGCTTTCAACAAGGATCAACGTATTGTTATCGTTGGCCAGCGTGTCACACCCGAAATCCGGCAAACAGCCGCCTTCCTCTGTTCCAAGGGACTTCGGGTCACATGCGTAGAGTTTACGTTTTTTCGGGCAGACGGGGGAACCCGTCTGCTTTCTCAAGAGATCGTCGTTGGAACGGAATCCGAGAAGCCGAAGCAAGTGTCATCCGGTTCTTTACCCGTTGTCACCGAGGATGCCTTCCTTGCCTCCGTTGACGAAAACGGCAAAGCCGTTTTCGCCAGGATACTGGAACTTGCGAAGTCCAGAGCCATGCCGATCCATTGGGGAACAAAGGGCTTCTCTCTGAATGTGGATATTGACGGAACACACGTTGCCGTGTGTTTTGTCTATCCGCCTGATTCCGTATACAAGCAAACGTTACGGACAACTTTGCGTGACCGTGGCGGGGTCGAAAAGAAATCAGCGGTGCCAGAGGATGAGATTCGAGCCCTGTGGAAGCAGGCAGATGCAACAGGTCTCTTTGTCCCTGCGGGTCGGGACCTGAAGTGCCAGATCAGCCGCCCCCTGACAGAGCCGGAGATCGACAGTCTTGTCCAGTGGTGCGAGAGTGTCGAGAAGACCTTGAAGCAACATGGATTGAAACAATGA